One Clostridium sp. CM027 genomic window carries:
- a CDS encoding Fur family transcriptional regulator, with amino-acid sequence MNIISYLKENNIKVTNARKSILEIIICSKDAINANLIYALLKKENIKIDLSTVYRTLDLLEGKKILNKFDLGNNMYNYTINNNSHNHVIECDLCHKKMVIDCPIPQIEEQIKAKTGITLTESHVYLKGICKECKK; translated from the coding sequence ATGAATATAATTTCATATTTAAAAGAGAATAATATTAAAGTAACTAATGCAAGAAAAAGCATATTAGAAATTATAATTTGCAGTAAAGATGCTATAAATGCAAACCTAATATATGCTCTACTTAAAAAAGAGAATATAAAAATAGATTTGTCCACGGTATATAGAACCCTAGATTTGCTAGAGGGTAAAAAGATTTTAAATAAGTTTGATTTGGGGAATAATATGTATAATTACACTATAAATAACAATTCCCACAACCATGTAATTGAGTGCGATTTATGTCATAAGAAAATGGTCATAGATTGTCCAATACCCCAAATAGAAGAACAAATAAAAGCAAAGACAGGAATAACTCTTACAGAAAGCCATGTTTATTTAAAAGGCATATGTAAAGAATGTAAAAAATAA
- a CDS encoding rhomboid family intramembrane serine protease produces the protein MKEKNIKTIITGFTQQNGYFLEEIISKNNNLNMWTVSKDIGGESYRLIFMMSLSLHQLIQYDIPDDKNNIYILFSNDEINKEEVSKEIAINNLLEKSLIRVNVLEKKVNYSGNVNSQVVQDLASVMNNTNLHSDSEKTSARDRPWVTMVIIAINVMMYIVTAYLSYVYAKGSIFNSDIKILILLGAKVNGLIARGQYFRLISCMFLHGGLVHLGVNMYSLYAIGAMVERVYGKIKYIAIYFVSGICASMLSYIFSTSVSIGASGAIFGLLGAVLIFAIKSKGKTGNDFIRSILSVIFINIFIGVTLPNIDNFGHIGGLLGGIITSFLISFRAEI, from the coding sequence ATGAAAGAAAAAAATATAAAAACCATTATAACTGGTTTTACTCAGCAAAATGGATATTTTTTAGAGGAAATAATAAGTAAGAATAACAATTTGAATATGTGGACAGTGAGCAAAGATATAGGTGGAGAGTCGTATCGGTTAATATTTATGATGTCGCTTAGCCTGCATCAATTAATACAATATGACATTCCAGATGACAAAAACAATATATATATACTATTTTCTAATGATGAAATCAATAAGGAAGAAGTTTCAAAAGAGATTGCAATAAATAATTTATTAGAAAAATCCTTAATTAGAGTGAATGTTTTGGAGAAAAAAGTGAATTATTCTGGAAATGTAAATTCACAAGTGGTTCAAGATTTAGCTTCCGTAATGAATAATACAAATTTACATAGTGATAGTGAAAAAACAAGTGCAAGAGATAGACCTTGGGTTACTATGGTAATTATAGCTATAAATGTAATGATGTATATAGTTACAGCTTATTTGAGTTATGTTTATGCTAAAGGTAGCATATTTAATAGTGACATCAAAATTCTAATTTTACTAGGTGCGAAAGTTAATGGGCTAATTGCACGAGGCCAGTATTTTAGACTCATTTCTTGTATGTTTTTACATGGCGGACTTGTGCATTTAGGGGTCAATATGTATTCACTTTATGCCATTGGGGCAATGGTTGAGAGGGTTTATGGAAAGATAAAGTATATTGCTATTTATTTTGTTTCTGGAATATGTGCATCAATGCTTAGTTATATCTTTTCAACAAGTGTTTCTATTGGTGCCTCTGGTGCAATCTTTGGACTACTCGGGGCAGTGCTTATTTTCGCAATTAAGTCTAAAGGAAAAACTGGAAATGATTTTATAAGAAGTATTTTATCGGTTATATTTATAAATATATTTATAGGAGTTACTCTACCAAACATTGATAATTTTGGTCATATAGGTGGACTACTTGGTGGCATAATTACATCATTTCTGATTAGTTTTAGAGCCGAAATCTAA
- a CDS encoding ATP-dependent metallopeptidase FtsH/Yme1/Tma family protein — translation MIKLKNKYILLPVITAICSLVLLVFVSNPFKPPTNKQYTDFLKDASLRTVSTVYVTTAPKIQVKLKDGTVYETDNPRTNNFKEGLLKNGIDVSEQTLTNPAEIASIAGFVLSLIALGIMSFKHTKIKSKSMFSSTNLDVTAVKDIGFNFDSLAGNDEAKDSVQDVVDFLKNPEKYSAYGARMPKGVILYGDPGTGKTLLAKAVAGEANVPFYAVSGSDFVQIYVGVGAGRIRSLFKKARSHGRAVIFIDEIDAIGKKRDNGRGGGSDEKDQTLNALLTEMSGFNETEGIIIIAATNRLDMLDEALLRPGRFDRHIEVTLPDVSAREKILKLHLKNKPIKDIDYSEWAHKTSSFSGAKLENLTNEAAIIACKDNSVFIGNEHLDKAYSIMLAGYEKVDRDYIKDKDRKITAFHEAGHAFVSLKMLPKDKVSKVTIIPTTKGAGGYTLSIPEDTLYQNKEHLKKKIMVLLGGRAAEEIIFGSDHVTTGAYNDLQRSTQLVTNMITEYGMGESLGLLTMNQLKDSGFTNQEAVLSECKNLISELYEDVKNILLGDKETLEAMTALLIEKETIDHEDLINIIRDRHNNGVA, via the coding sequence ATGATTAAACTTAAGAACAAATATATTTTACTTCCTGTTATCACCGCAATTTGCTCGTTAGTATTACTTGTTTTTGTGAGTAATCCCTTTAAACCACCTACAAATAAACAATATACCGATTTTCTTAAAGATGCCTCGTTAAGGACTGTCTCAACTGTATACGTAACAACCGCTCCTAAAATTCAAGTTAAACTTAAAGATGGCACTGTTTATGAAACTGATAATCCAAGAACTAATAATTTCAAAGAAGGTTTATTAAAGAATGGTATAGATGTTTCTGAGCAAACTCTAACAAATCCTGCTGAAATAGCATCAATTGCAGGATTTGTGCTTTCACTTATAGCACTTGGAATTATGTCCTTCAAACATACAAAGATAAAATCTAAAAGTATGTTCTCATCTACGAATCTTGATGTTACCGCAGTAAAGGATATAGGTTTTAACTTTGATAGTTTAGCAGGTAATGATGAGGCTAAAGATAGTGTACAGGATGTAGTGGATTTCCTTAAAAACCCTGAAAAATATTCCGCATATGGTGCTAGAATGCCAAAAGGAGTAATTTTATATGGAGACCCTGGAACTGGTAAAACCTTACTTGCAAAAGCCGTAGCAGGAGAAGCAAACGTTCCATTTTATGCGGTATCCGGTTCTGATTTCGTTCAGATATATGTAGGGGTTGGAGCTGGGAGAATTAGAAGCTTATTCAAGAAAGCAAGAAGTCATGGCAGAGCAGTTATCTTTATTGATGAAATCGACGCTATTGGTAAAAAAAGGGATAACGGACGCGGCGGGGGCTCTGACGAAAAAGATCAAACACTTAACGCTCTTTTAACTGAGATGTCTGGTTTTAATGAAACAGAGGGCATAATTATAATTGCAGCAACCAACAGGCTTGATATGTTAGATGAAGCTCTACTAAGACCTGGACGTTTTGATAGGCATATTGAAGTTACTTTGCCTGATGTATCTGCCAGAGAGAAAATCTTAAAACTTCACCTTAAAAATAAACCTATTAAAGATATAGATTATAGTGAATGGGCACATAAAACTTCATCTTTTTCAGGTGCAAAGCTAGAGAACTTAACTAATGAAGCTGCTATTATTGCATGCAAAGACAATTCTGTGTTTATTGGAAATGAACATTTAGATAAAGCTTATTCAATAATGCTAGCTGGTTATGAAAAAGTTGATAGGGATTACATTAAAGACAAGGATAGAAAAATTACCGCTTTCCATGAAGCAGGACATGCTTTTGTTTCACTTAAGATGTTACCTAAGGATAAAGTCTCTAAAGTAACTATAATTCCAACTACCAAAGGTGCAGGCGGCTATACTTTAAGTATTCCTGAAGACACGCTATACCAGAACAAGGAACATTTAAAGAAAAAAATAATGGTACTTTTAGGTGGTAGGGCTGCTGAAGAAATTATCTTTGGATCAGACCATGTAACCACAGGTGCTTATAATGATTTACAAAGGAGTACACAGCTTGTAACAAATATGATAACAGAATATGGTATGGGTGAATCTTTAGGACTACTTACTATGAACCAATTAAAAGACTCAGGCTTTACGAATCAAGAAGCAGTACTTTCAGAATGTAAAAATTTAATCTCAGAACTATATGAAGATGTTAAAAATATCCTATTAGGCGATAAAGAAACTTTAGAGGCTATGACTGCTTTATTAATTGAGAAGGAAACTATAGATCATGAGGATTTAATTAATATTATCAGAGATAGACATAATAATGGAGTTGCCTAA
- a CDS encoding DUF6762 family protein → MQFSSLVLMEVDKETNQFVKELGSYETSEGAEFVTKLNYSGELINLTFDTHDDVEEWQFTAIYDCFNEEIFRSKGYSIEAVDDEYNPTWLVKFKYSDEHMIVREDLIKICELIKQELKEVFIKIKEKEEEYK, encoded by the coding sequence ATGCAATTTTCTTCATTGGTATTAATGGAAGTAGATAAAGAAACTAATCAATTTGTTAAAGAGCTTGGAAGTTATGAAACTTCTGAAGGGGCAGAATTTGTTACAAAATTAAATTATTCTGGAGAACTGATCAACTTGACGTTTGATACTCATGATGATGTGGAAGAGTGGCAATTTACAGCAATTTATGATTGTTTTAATGAAGAAATTTTTAGGTCTAAAGGTTATTCTATTGAAGCAGTAGATGATGAGTATAACCCAACTTGGTTAGTTAAGTTCAAATATTCTGACGAGCATATGATTGTTAGGGAAGATTTAATCAAAATTTGTGAATTAATAAAGCAAGAACTTAAAGAAGTTTTTATTAAAATTAAAGAAAAAGAAGAAGAGTACAAATAG
- a CDS encoding helix-turn-helix transcriptional regulator — translation MEILSLGEKIKRKRKNFNMTLKDLAGSRITPGQISLVESGKSNPSMDLLEYLANALNTSVEYLMESEEAQAEKICLFYENIAEALILNSDLIQAEQNIEKSICYSEKYKLEYRKARNLSLRGDIYMAREEVASAQQAFISSNVIFIKNNSYEEIIGTFLKLGKITLELRGYQSASSYFKQAEKVFTDNQIGNDFLLGEIYYYIGFTYFKLENIEKAIEYSYLAQEKFKQIDNKKEYANSLLLLAHEYNKKGDIKNAIKYSEITLKVFYEINNLSYVSDIENNLGRLFYEFENMEESFIHLNKAKEIRQKTNDLKLIDTLVNICENYIKLKYVNEAKEALDRIIEYIEDGNYKELCHYYLLKYRVDLLEDNKNEAENTLVQALNFVKEQGQIKEAAEISIMIGKFYIEGGRGTDAAKYLNEGVELFKKLGIIK, via the coding sequence ATGGAAATATTGTCTTTAGGAGAAAAGATAAAGAGGAAAAGAAAAAATTTCAATATGACATTAAAGGATCTTGCAGGAAGCAGAATAACTCCTGGACAAATTAGTTTGGTTGAATCTGGGAAGTCTAACCCCAGCATGGATTTATTAGAATATTTGGCAAATGCCTTAAATACATCTGTTGAATATCTAATGGAATCGGAAGAGGCTCAAGCTGAGAAAATATGTTTATTTTATGAAAATATTGCTGAAGCACTTATTCTAAATAGTGACTTAATACAAGCGGAGCAAAATATCGAAAAATCTATATGTTATTCTGAAAAATATAAATTGGAATATAGAAAAGCCAGAAATTTATCATTAAGAGGGGATATATATATGGCTAGGGAAGAGGTCGCATCAGCTCAACAGGCTTTCATTTCCTCAAATGTTATATTCATCAAAAATAACTCTTATGAAGAAATAATTGGAACTTTTCTGAAGCTTGGGAAAATAACACTTGAACTTAGGGGTTATCAGTCAGCTTCGAGTTATTTTAAGCAAGCCGAAAAGGTTTTTACGGATAACCAGATTGGAAATGATTTTTTATTAGGTGAAATATATTATTACATAGGGTTTACTTATTTCAAATTAGAAAATATAGAAAAGGCTATAGAATATTCATATTTAGCTCAAGAAAAGTTTAAGCAAATAGATAATAAGAAAGAATACGCTAATTCACTTTTATTATTAGCACATGAATATAATAAAAAAGGCGATATTAAGAATGCTATAAAATATTCAGAGATTACTTTAAAAGTTTTTTATGAAATTAACAATTTAAGTTATGTGTCAGATATAGAAAACAATTTAGGAAGATTATTCTATGAGTTTGAAAACATGGAAGAATCATTTATACATTTAAATAAAGCTAAGGAAATAAGGCAAAAGACTAATGACTTAAAGTTAATAGATACCTTAGTAAATATTTGTGAAAATTATATTAAGCTTAAGTATGTAAATGAAGCTAAGGAAGCTTTAGATCGTATTATAGAATATATAGAAGATGGAAATTATAAAGAGTTATGCCATTACTATTTATTAAAATATAGGGTCGATTTATTAGAAGACAATAAGAATGAAGCAGAAAACACTTTAGTACAAGCACTAAATTTTGTGAAAGAACAAGGGCAAATAAAGGAAGCCGCTGAGATATCTATAATGATTGGAAAGTTCTATATTGAAGGCGGTAGAGGTACGGACGCAGCTAAATACCTAAACGAAGGTGTAGAGTTATTTAAAAAACTAGGAATAATTAAGTAG
- a CDS encoding viroplasmin family protein — protein MGKKVYAIKEGFNFSTNKKIVNKIVGTWAECLKYVKGVKGAKYKSFEDINEAKKFLSGVGDVLKKIDNNYPENCLHIYVDGSYNSATEEYSYGMVATRNDVVIHIESGAGKSDTAKNIRQIAGELEGALKGMQYAQNKGEKKVVIFHDYVGICYHATGFWDRKEESSKKYYEKMQELMSSGIEVIFVKVDSHTGDLFNELVDEKCKERLGIKSDKVVEKWLLKNIINVASDVVKQEILKIASNGESNIIVINSNDEKSKEEIKVDGFSNILSEYILNPEDVRSVIDNLSSSDKTNFITYLLDKIKKTQI, from the coding sequence ATGGGAAAGAAAGTTTATGCAATAAAGGAAGGATTTAATTTTAGTACTAATAAAAAGATAGTGAATAAAATAGTTGGCACTTGGGCAGAGTGCTTAAAATATGTAAAAGGTGTAAAAGGTGCTAAATATAAGAGTTTTGAGGATATAAATGAAGCTAAAAAGTTCTTAAGTGGGGTAGGAGATGTATTAAAAAAAATAGATAATAATTATCCGGAAAATTGCCTTCATATTTATGTTGATGGCAGCTACAATTCTGCCACGGAGGAGTATAGTTATGGAATGGTAGCTACGCGGAATGATGTAGTTATACATATAGAGAGCGGTGCAGGGAAAAGCGATACAGCAAAAAATATAAGACAAATAGCAGGAGAACTAGAAGGTGCATTAAAAGGTATGCAGTATGCTCAGAACAAAGGTGAAAAGAAAGTAGTAATATTTCATGATTATGTAGGGATTTGTTACCATGCTACAGGATTTTGGGATAGAAAAGAAGAATCATCAAAAAAATATTATGAGAAAATGCAAGAATTAATGAGTAGTGGAATAGAAGTTATATTTGTTAAGGTGGATAGTCACACGGGAGATTTATTTAATGAGCTTGTTGATGAAAAATGCAAAGAAAGGTTAGGTATAAAATCAGATAAAGTTGTAGAAAAATGGTTACTTAAAAATATTATAAATGTAGCAAGTGACGTTGTAAAACAAGAAATTCTAAAAATAGCGAGCAATGGAGAGTCGAACATAATTGTTATAAATTCTAATGATGAGAAAAGTAAAGAAGAAATTAAGGTAGATGGGTTTAGCAATATTCTTAGTGAATATATCTTAAATCCAGAAGATGTAAGGTCGGTAATAGATAATCTAAGTAGTTCCGATAAAACAAATTTTATTACTTATTTATTAGATAAAATTAAAAAAACACAAATATAA
- a CDS encoding ATP-binding protein encodes MGNIFNSRIIEPYFYCSGSILTEVNQGFLDFTGYSLDELLGKSLIEIGEMLKINSQIFLDSIISEYSGYIFTKSLSAREVNISLFHDTEANIKKYTFVEELNSRLDEKLIFVEQIFVDEISGAAVYSLPDLILLRANQTYLNLLDSPFNKEENSIGRSIKEILTGFAGSQVEAIWNNVLVSQKTRYINEVRFDEFARGTTYWESTQMPIYENRKMKYRFVTANDITERVLKNKSIKRQNKILEQQKEKLEQLEQQNIQLISVIENLSEGVMFADNKGEVIMVNAEAKRLVCQSDIGITLGDAYKNTKAFDMKGKEIPFENFPSVRALRGERIKNIKIFVCHPNKEYFAEISSIPIYNASGELTMIVSCFHDITETIKQSRKIEEQKKELEAIIENISDSIAIFDNKERYVLINKASREMFFQSYNCMENIVDGYKTSEFYDAFGEKIETENIPSHRVMRGEKFKNMRLIVKSPYKTLQLDVSGTPIYDLEGEFTLGVICSKDMTTYLKHEEAIRSRYEFLNRMVNTFDLPLVRLSCPDLKIVDINKKAFSIIKLLRPTVKSMEQIKNNGIEGLFKTLETREYYQCIGEVLKEKKIKYLNKKNLLINGNEVYWNIIFEPMIELNGEVREILILIIDVTNEIKSNMIMEKALKLQGEFLVNISHELKTPLNVIFATAQLFNMYCNSGSLDEKKDSIIKYIESIKQNSYRLSKIINNIVDLSKIEAGFFKLNLSNNNIVEVVEEIVMSVTALTESKGLNIIFDTDIEEKIIACDTEKVERIALNLISNAIKFSDEGDEIFVDIKDMNEYVEISVRDNGIGIEEEHLDMIFDRFKQVDKSLSRNAEGTGIGLSLVKSIVGLHGGNIYVESKFGKGSKFTVLLPSKKVLHENMIYSSNVRSKNESIQVELSDIYS; translated from the coding sequence TTGGGAAATATTTTTAATAGCAGAATAATAGAACCATATTTCTATTGTAGTGGGAGTATTTTAACAGAGGTTAATCAAGGGTTTCTTGATTTTACAGGATATTCATTGGATGAATTGTTAGGTAAATCACTTATAGAAATAGGGGAAATGCTTAAAATCAATTCACAAATATTTCTTGATAGTATAATCAGTGAGTACTCGGGATATATATTCACAAAATCCCTCAGTGCAAGAGAAGTAAATATATCTCTTTTTCATGATACCGAGGCAAATATAAAAAAATATACTTTTGTTGAGGAATTAAATTCTAGACTTGATGAAAAACTCATTTTTGTAGAACAAATATTTGTAGATGAGATATCGGGCGCAGCTGTTTACAGTTTGCCCGATTTAATACTGCTTAGAGCAAATCAGACGTATCTTAATCTTTTAGATTCACCTTTTAATAAAGAAGAAAATAGTATAGGTAGATCTATTAAGGAAATTCTAACAGGGTTTGCAGGAAGTCAAGTTGAAGCTATTTGGAATAATGTTCTTGTTTCGCAAAAGACCAGATATATAAATGAAGTCAGATTTGATGAGTTTGCACGAGGTACAACTTATTGGGAATCTACGCAAATGCCTATATATGAAAACAGAAAGATGAAATACAGATTTGTAACCGCTAATGATATTACTGAAAGGGTTTTAAAAAATAAAAGTATAAAACGACAAAACAAGATATTAGAACAGCAAAAGGAGAAGTTAGAACAATTAGAACAACAGAATATACAGTTAATTAGCGTAATTGAAAATTTATCTGAGGGAGTAATGTTTGCAGATAATAAAGGTGAAGTTATAATGGTGAATGCAGAAGCGAAGAGGTTAGTTTGTCAATCAGACATAGGAATTACCCTAGGCGATGCTTATAAAAACACTAAAGCATTTGATATGAAAGGCAAGGAGATACCATTTGAAAATTTTCCTTCAGTTAGAGCATTAAGAGGCGAAAGAATAAAAAATATTAAGATATTCGTATGCCATCCTAATAAAGAGTATTTTGCTGAAATTAGTTCAATTCCAATTTATAATGCGAGTGGAGAGTTAACTATGATAGTATCATGCTTTCATGATATTACTGAAACAATTAAACAATCTAGAAAAATTGAAGAACAGAAAAAGGAATTAGAAGCTATCATAGAAAATATATCTGATTCTATTGCTATTTTTGACAATAAAGAACGATATGTATTAATTAACAAAGCATCGAGGGAAATGTTTTTCCAATCTTATAATTGCATGGAAAATATAGTTGATGGGTATAAAACATCTGAGTTTTATGATGCTTTTGGAGAAAAAATTGAGACTGAAAATATTCCATCTCATAGAGTTATGAGGGGTGAAAAATTTAAAAACATGAGACTTATAGTAAAGTCTCCTTATAAAACATTACAATTAGATGTTAGTGGAACGCCTATATATGACCTCGAAGGGGAATTTACTTTAGGTGTGATTTGCAGCAAAGATATGACAACCTATTTAAAGCATGAAGAAGCTATAAGAAGCCGATATGAATTTTTGAACAGAATGGTAAATACTTTTGATTTACCTCTTGTCAGATTATCATGTCCTGATTTAAAGATTGTGGATATTAATAAAAAGGCATTTAGTATAATTAAGTTGCTCAGACCTACCGTTAAATCAATGGAGCAAATAAAAAATAATGGGATTGAAGGGTTATTTAAAACATTAGAGACAAGAGAATATTACCAGTGTATTGGTGAAGTGTTAAAAGAAAAGAAAATTAAGTATTTGAATAAAAAAAATCTTTTAATAAATGGGAACGAAGTATATTGGAATATCATTTTTGAACCCATGATTGAATTAAATGGAGAGGTCAGAGAAATATTAATTTTAATAATAGATGTTACTAATGAAATAAAATCTAATATGATCATGGAAAAAGCATTGAAATTACAGGGAGAATTTCTTGTTAACATATCACATGAGCTTAAAACACCTCTAAATGTTATATTTGCAACAGCTCAGTTATTTAATATGTATTGCAATAGTGGGTCCCTGGACGAGAAAAAGGATTCAATTATTAAATACATTGAATCAATTAAGCAAAATTCCTATAGATTATCTAAAATTATTAATAACATAGTTGATTTATCAAAAATTGAAGCAGGATTCTTTAAACTAAATCTATCAAATAACAATATAGTTGAAGTTGTAGAAGAAATAGTTATGTCTGTAACTGCACTAACTGAAAGTAAAGGATTAAATATTATTTTCGATACGGATATAGAAGAAAAAATTATTGCTTGTGATACAGAAAAGGTAGAAAGAATAGCATTGAATCTTATATCAAATGCGATAAAATTTTCAGATGAAGGTGATGAAATATTTGTGGACATTAAGGATATGAACGAGTATGTAGAAATATCAGTGAGGGATAATGGTATTGGTATTGAAGAAGAGCACTTGGATATGATATTTGATAGATTTAAGCAGGTAGATAAATCGCTATCAAGAAATGCAGAAGGTACAGGTATTGGCTTAAGTTTGGTTAAGTCGATTGTAGGATTACATGGTGGCAATATATATGTTGAAAGTAAATTTGGCAAAGGAAGTAAGTTTACAGTTTTGCTTCCTTCAAAAAAGGTACTTCATGAAAATATGATATATAGTAGCAATGTGAGAAGTAAAAACGAAAGTATACAAGTTGAACTGTCAGATATTTATTCGTAA
- a CDS encoding YtxH domain-containing protein, giving the protein MHNKFISTITAGAIIGVAAGVMLIPNMDRSTKRRAKKAGKVVMNMAGDMYDNVKDYIL; this is encoded by the coding sequence ATGCATAATAAATTTATATCAACAATTACAGCAGGGGCAATAATTGGAGTAGCAGCAGGTGTAATGCTAATTCCTAATATGGACAGGAGCACAAAAAGAAGAGCTAAAAAAGCTGGTAAAGTGGTAATGAATATGGCAGGAGATATGTATGATAACGTGAAGGATTATATTTTATAA